The Homalodisca vitripennis isolate AUS2020 unplaced genomic scaffold, UT_GWSS_2.1 ScUCBcl_5931;HRSCAF=12907, whole genome shotgun sequence genomic sequence ATGTTTCACTATGCTTATCATTTTGTAACCAACTATATTTTGGCTATacctaaaatactgttttaatgttaatatatttatttttcggctattagataataatttatccCTAGTTACATTTTTtctcagtaaaattaattagttttttactaCAGTAATTAGGCTACATCTGTTGTATTCTTTCAGATTATCAATTATGGCTCTCAGAGGCAGGCGCTTAGTTGAACTGGCGTTGGCAGAAAATGAGGTCTCACCAGAGGTTCGACAATCCATGGACCGTGAGTTTGGTATTGTGAACATCGACAACAACAGTACAACAAACCTTAATGAGCATACTTATTTTGTAAGTCCTAAGCCTACtaccaatattgaaaataacacttcaaatacagtaaaaacaaaactctGCCAAATTGTAAACTACAAAGAATTGTCAGATAGTGACAGTCCTTTATTTTCGGATTCAGATGAGTACAACTACGCTCCCAGTAGTGACTTTGGTGAGGTTTCTAGCAGTGATGAGGaaccaaaaaagaaaagaagatcgaagaaaattaataaagtaagtcTGCTGAAACACGTAGCAGTTCAGAAAGTAACAAACTATGAATCGAGAAACGAAATCGAGAGGCGAACAAGAAACGAGATTCAGCTTTTTATGAATCGGTGCTAAAGAGAAAAACTGCAGAAAATCTGATATTTTCTGAAGTAACAGAAGAATGTTATGTGGACGAACCACAAGTAATTGCACAATTTGACCCAAATAGACCGTCCACATCTTCAACAGGACAGTGTGTTGTTTTGTCACCAGCTTTACTAGATGAATCTCAGGGTTCTTCGTCTTTTACGA encodes the following:
- the LOC124373587 gene encoding uncharacterized protein LOC124373587; amino-acid sequence: MALRGRRLVELALAENEVSPEVRQSMDREFGIVNIDNNSTTNLNEHTYFVSPKPTTNIENNTSNTVKTKLCQIVNYKELSDSDSPLFSDSDEYNYAPSSDFGEVSSSDEEPKKKRRSKKINKVSLLKHVAVQKVTNYESRNEIERRTRNEIQLFMNRC